CCGCCTCACCTTGGCCATGGCGTGTGAAGACACAGGAAGCAATGCCACTGATGTCCTCCTTCCGGATACAGGAGTAGTGCACCTGAGGCCTCAGGCCAGGCACTGAGAAGACGTGGACATCACCCAGGTTGGTGAGGCAGGCAAGGCAGGTCTCAGCATAGTCCTCAGATATCACACTGGCAAATGTAGCCAGGGCTACCTTCCGCACACGACAGCCTTCGTGGGCTGTCAGCTTGAATTTAGTCTTAGCACTCACCTTGGGTAGTGTAAACACCTGTTGACGGACATCGAGTTAGGCCCACCTTAGTCCTAATCCCAAAGCTCCTAGCTGCAGATACCCAACTGGCCCTGCACGCCTCAATCCGATTGTACATATCAAAACGCCACTCACTTAACCAGCCATCCAGTGTGTACGGGCCCAGCCCAGGCTTCATGGCCTACATCATCTCCACCCTTGGCCAGATCAACTAGACATATTCATATGGTCTATGCCAGGCACTCTTTAAGTACCAAGATTCAAGGGCTTCCCATGGGTTCTTGGAGAAGGCTGTGAGGTAGAAGGCCTTAGAGGAAACACCAGGTGCTTCAGGGGACTCTATGGGCTGCAGGGCTCGTGGATGGAGTAGGAGGGATTTAGGTCCCACCAGGTAGGGGAATGGGCAGAGCATGGGTTCTAAAAGGTCCAAGATGGGGACCTGAATGGATCTCACCCCCTACAGAAGCTCACCTTGAACTGTTCCTCAGATGCGATGAGCACAGCATGGCCGCCTTGCATGTCAGGCGCCTGTGCTAGGTCCTGGGAAGCCTCATAGGGCTCAGGCAGTGGGCGGCCACGGCCATCCAACACAGCAATGGCCACCACAGGTGCCCGGTGCATCAGCTGTACCTCCTTGCCCAGCACAGCCTCCACTGCCTGCTCAGGCCGCTTTTCACCACCTGCTGTGGCTGCTGGAACCTCCAGCGCATAGGCAAACACAGAGCCTGAGTTGGTGCCTGCCCACATGGTGGGCCCATGGTGGGTCGCTGTGGGGGACAGGTAAAGTAAGGAGGGCCTCCTGAGAGCCCATTCCTCGCAgacccttctccttctctcaccCGTATCCTCACTTCCTAACGTTGTAGAGATCACTGCTCCCTCCTCTTCTACACCCGCTGTGTACCCTCAACCCACTGTCTGAGACACCAGCCCAGATCCAGAGGCATGGTCACCTTGAGGGCATCTTCAAGGAGGGTATCAGGGCCACAAACTGGTACCTGATACCACCAACTCAACACGCTACACCCAACTCATCCCAGCAAACAAAGTGCCTCCtgcaaagctgggcatggtagcacactcctttaatcccaaccctcaggaggcagagacagatctgCGAGTTGAGGACAGTAtgatttacatagcaagttccaggcagcAGGTctgtgtagtgagaccctgtctaaaaagcaCGCAGTAAATAAACACAAAGATAAAAGAGTAAAGTGTGCTGACACACTGGGGTGGTAGCTGAAGCTTTTAGGTGACTATACACTATTTTGTTTCAAAGTTAGTATTAATGTAAAAACCAAAGAGCCACCAACATAAGGCACAGAGAGGACTTGCTACCAGAGTCAATTCCAAGCCCCTGAATGATGGCAGCACCAGCTCTGCCTGACCTGTACCCCACTTCTGCtatctgtctaccacaggacctCAGCCATCCTGGCCCTCGCTGTCCACCTCATCATGGCTCCCTTGCTTCTGTTCAACTCTACAAACCCCAAATATGTCTCCAATGGGAAGCTATACAGGTGGCTGCCAAGGTGTCCCAAAGCATATAGTAGCATATAGTAGCTGCTCATAACACCACCTCCCCCACCAGTTCAGAGGTCATCTAGCCTCTAACCCTCGTCCCTACCCTGGCCTCACCATCTCGAAGGAATGTGTCAGCAAAGTAGAGGCAGCGTACAACACCAGAAAGGGAGTCATCGGCAGACCGAGGTTCGATGCGGCGCTGCACAGGTGTCATCTCCAAGTCGtgtgggcaggtctgctctgccAGCTGTGCATTGGCCTCCTGCAACTGGAAGGCCAGAGATCTTAGACGTCATCTTCCAAGAGCCCTTTCTGCCCAGTGTCCAGCAGGCATCGCCATCCATGCACCTGCTCCTCAGTTCACTACACAGGGCGCATGGCAACTAAACAGACCTGAGGGCCCTGGACCAGGGGATGGACATGGCAGCCAGACCCAGCTCACCTTGCTAGTGGCAGTAGGAGCCCGTTTTTTGCCTGAGACACGGCTCTTGCGGATACGGCGGAATGACTGTCGCAGTGACTTCTTGAGGGACTTCACCCGTGACAGTGGCCCCTCCATGGCCAAAGAGTCATTGGGGTGAAGGGTACACCTGGGGATGACAGGGCCAACTCTGCTATGGAGCTACACTGCTCCTGCTATCCTGAAGCCAGATATCAGAGTCCAGGTCAGGGAGCCAGAGCAGCCTGGTGCTAGAGCTTGTGGCCACAGCAGCTGGAAAAGCTGACCAGCTCTCTCACAGGATGAGAGAGATTAGAAAGGCTTTCCCAATCAGCCTGCTTTTGACACAACCTCTGAAAAGAAACTGAATCCCAGACCATCTTCTTAGGGCTCCGGCTGCCCACCTGCCCACCTCATGCCACATACCTGGCCAGCACAGGGCTCTTGCGCTGGTAGTCAAAAAGGCCAAAGCCATGACTGGTACCGAAGGCCACGAGGCTCCACTCAGCATGGAGAGTGACAGCAGTGACAGCAGCAGGTGGCAGGCACTGTATCAACATGCGGGGCTGGAATCCAGCAGGCCAAGGCAATGGGCCTGTGTGTGGGCTCAGCCGTTCGTGGCCCTTCCACGTGAAGCCCTCACGATCCTGAAGAAGATCCACACTGGCCACACTGACGGCATGCTCTGCCGGGACGTCGCTGAGCTCCAGCACCAGCACCTGGACCACACAGCGGGTAGACTTAGCAGAAGAGAGGTATTCTAGACCTATCCAAACACTGCCAGAGCAGTCCCGTAAGTCACCTACCCAGCAAATACCCTTTGAATACCTACTTCGTACCAAAGCCTTCATCGAACACCAAGAAGCTGTGGTGCCCTCATAACATGCTAGCCCTGCCCTCCTGAAGCCGGTGACTCCTCCCGAGTCTCTGTCCTCCACTGAGCGATGACACTAGGCCCCGCGTACAGTGCTAAGGTACTGGGACTGAGGTCCCGCTGGCCCTGTTGTAGAGGTCACCTTCACACCCATATTTATGCCCCCAGCCCCAGGCCTCTGTGGTTCCCCTACCCTCCCTCACTCAAGCCGTGGCACCTCCACACTTTGCATCTGTCCTCACCCCTGCCAAGCTCCTGGTGCTCTGTTCCCGCTCTGACCTACTGGCCATGTTGGTTTCCCTCTACTTCACCACGCCCTTCAGGGCCACCTCCTGCAGAAAGCCTCCCAATAGCCACATCTGGGAACACCAACCACACCTGGCCTGCAGTGCCAGCCACCACCATCTGGGCTGTGTACTTGCAAAGCGAAACCTTCTGGATTCCTAGCCGGGGATCATCACTGTAGGGATCAAAGCAGCCCACCTGAAGGGATAAGATGGACTGGTGATGCAGTGCAGAACCATGACCAGCTCAAAGGCCAGCCctgaggggcagggggaggagaagCACCTTGCGGAAGGGCGGCCAGTCATCCTCCACAGCTTGGGCCAGGCTGTCAGCATGTTCACAGTCCGTCTGGAAGAGGCCAGCTGTGCTCAGTTTGTAGAGTGGCCTTAGCGACACACCAGAGGCGTCCCAGAACCGCACAGTGCCATCCTCATGGCTGCAGAGAGGGTGAGTGTCAGAGCCTGCCCTGCGAGATCCACACCCTCTCAATTCTTCCAGTGGCCACTACAGGTGCTTACTGCACATGCTGAACTCTAACTGGGTCATACTGCACACAGCAGTAAGCACCCACTATGCAGGATAGATAGTTACTCAGGCTACACACAGTCTCATGCCCCAAGAGCCTTTGGAACAGGCTAGACACCTTGACAACTAGGAGATGGCAGAGGGGAGCAGTGGGCACCCAGAAATCACAGCATATGCCACAAACCTCAGGAAGGGCAAGAAGCCTGAGGAGGCCTTGCAGGTGGGGCAGTGGAAGGCTAGGTGGCAAGAGGGGAGagtaaggagagagggagaggaggagacaaaagcagGGTACAGCCTTGGGAAAGCTGCAGAGCCCTGATAGGTTCCCAAGACAGTGAGACACCCCAACAGTTGGAAAGGAACTAGAATGAGGTGGTTCAGGCTCTCCAGCATCCCTGAGGCCATAGCAGGCTTCCAACAGGAAAGGGCAAGCCACCTTGAAAGGCCTGAGGGTCCCAAGACAGGCAGGAGGGAGGGCAGGGCAGTTAGTAAGGCCTGAGTCACCAGTACCCAGACCTAGCCTGGAGTTTCTAGCACCTGACTGTCAGAGTCAGCATAGGCCAACCCAGATTTTCCAGTCGATGGCAGGCAAGCCAGGTGGGTGGAGCCTAGGCTAGGCTGGAACTCAGTCCCAGGCCAAGAGGAAGTGCAGGGTAGGGCTTTGAGCCAGAATCAAGGGAGGCTTCCTAACAGAACAACTCAGATCAGATTTGCTAGGACTAAGCCTGAGTCACCGAGCACTTCAGCACCCAAAGAATCTGGAACATTCAAGAAACAAATAAGGCCTCATAGGTGCAGGGCCTTGTCTGCCACCCACACCTACCCGGTCAACAGCAGCCCACGCTGCGAGGGTTCCTGGGCCAAGTTCCGGCCCCCAGTAATGGGCCAACTCTAAGAAAGCCAACAAAGACAGAAGCTCAAAGTTAGGTTGAAggcctcctcctcatcctcaccatATGCCTCCCGCACGCCCATCTCTAGTCTGGGCTAGACAGTGCCCTCCACCAGAACAGCCCCCACCTCACCACCCCTCCCAGAGTCAcaagacacccacacacactcaccaagGCACTGGAGGCAGGCTGCGGGCTCTGCCGCTCACCAGCACTTACAATGCGGGCCCACAGCTTGCTGGGGACATTGGCAACATGGGCAGAGCAGGTGATAGCTGACGAATGCAGTGGGGCCAGGTAAGGGGCAGGCACAGCTGGCCAGCCTGGTGTCTGCAGGTCTAGCACCACCAGCTCCTCCTCCAGAAGCACAGCTAGGGCCTGGGGGTTGTCAAATTCTGTGGAATTGGGTGAGTAAGCTCAGCTTAAAGCCACACTGGGCCAGCTGGGGTGAGGGGGGTGGAATACTCACCATCCTCTGGCTGTGTGCTGTGCACAGTGAAGAAGTCAATGACACGGGAGGTGAAGTCTAGGGTCACCAGTGTCTCTGCTCGAAGTACACTCACACAGTGGCGGTCACCATAGCTGGCTCGAGGCATGCCACCACTGAAGATGATAAAGTGGTCTCTGCAAGGGGAGGGGTGCCACGTGAACCAGGAGCTCCTGGAGAACCAGGCACACGCTGGATAACCCAGTAAGGGCTTAACCCCTATATGCCCAGAGCCTAATTCTCTAGTCCCCAGCCAGACAAGCCCCCTCCCACACTGACCCCTCTACCTACCCTGACTCACAGCTCCGCCACAGAATCTTGTTGATGGCCTTGCAGGGGAAggggcctgggggtggggagagtgtcAGACCTCCCATTCCTCATCCATGTGCCTCTCCCCAAGATATGGCCCATACCCGGCGATACCCCCCCGGAGGCTCCTTCTGTACAGTTGGCTATGCAGTGCCCTCATCAAGGCCAGCTGGCCCTCCAGTCCCCACCCTTAGCTCAAGCCATCCCAGTGCTCACCATAGGGCGTGGTCACTACAGTAGGCTGCAGCGTTGGGGGGCTGCCAGTGTCTGTGGACCAGATGGCATAGCTGCCATCACTGTGTGAACTGATAATGCTGCTGCCACCACGCCCCCAACACAGGCTCTCCAGCTGCTATGGACGAGGATACAATGGCATGAGCCAGCAGGTGTGAACAAGGGCCTGGAGGAGGAGCATGCGGGCCTCACTAGCTTACCTGGTTACCCAGGAAAACATGGTCCACAGACTGTGTGGCCTGGCTCCAGATGACCAGTAAGCCCCGACTATAGCCTATGAGGATCTTGCTGGGGTCTTGTAGATGTCCCTGAAGTGACTCCACAGGGCCCAAGGCCTTTCCACACCGGTAGTCATCTGGCACACTGCAGAGAGTGCCCCAGACAGTCAGGAGAACTTCCCAAAAATGGGAAGGTCCTCCTGCCTGCTGCTCACCTGCAGCTCACCTGCGCAGAACCTCCTCCGGGCTGAGAGTCTGCCCCTCCAGCAGTGCCAGGGTGGCTACATCCAGGAAGAATATGCTACCACTCTCGGTTCCCAGGGCCGCTGTACTGCCAGCTGCCAGCAGGACCACAGTGACACGGGTTAGACTGGCAGGGAAACTgcaggaaagagggggagagagttAAGGCAAGCCATCTACCTGCTGGGGAAAGCGGAGCGACCTGGACCTGCTCTATGGGCTCTCCTAAACCCCTGTGCATTCACAGGGCCTGTTAACAGCACAGGCTGACACCCTGGGAAGGCTACGTGCAGTGTAATTAGCCTACTCAATTATCCCCCAGCATGCCagcaaagaaaggaataaaaataagttCCCCAGGTCTCAAAAGACTCACCTTGCTTCTCTCAGGCAGAATCAGAGCACTACCCTAGCCAGGGTCCCCAACACCAGTCTTCTAGACACCTCAGACTTCAGGGGCCCAAATAGTGAccaggacaggacaggaactAAACTGTGGGCAAAGACTATCCCATTCCAGCTATTTCCAGCATACCTGAGGGAAAGATCCTCTCTCTACCTGGCCTGCTGTGCACAACCAGGCATCCGGCTAGCACCTCACCAAGCATACCCTGGAGAATCCTCCCAACAATCAACCATGGCCCGGCCTATCCCAACTTAAGAAGCCAGCAGGTCAAACGTGGGGGCACACACCAGTAACCCTACACTTGGGAGATTACGGCTGGAGAATCACtaaaaattcaaggctagcctgagactGAGCCTTTGCTGATATTACCTTGGCATAGAACTGTCCCAACTCTCTAGAGAGTATAGTGCCAGCCTAAAGGTCTAAGGAGTTGAGTATATAACATATTCTATTCACTGGGTCCCCCCAAACTAAAGGCGCCCACACAGTGGGAAGCACAGACTCTACccactggcctcagactcagctGGCCACACCTCTAACCCTATCTTCAAAGAATAACACTTCAAACAGGGTTCTATCCAGGCAGGGCTCCTGAACCATACCCCAACTGTGTCTGCCCTGCCTCAGCAGAGCAGGCTCAGAGGCCCTCTCTAATACCTCTGCCCAGTGGCTAACCCCAGCCTGGTCCTCCAGTACCTGGTATTGTCAAAACTGGGCCGGCTGGGTGGGTGGAAGCTGAGCCCTTCCTCCAGGTGGGCACAGCCATTATGATGGATGATCTCCCACAGATGCAGGCTGCTGTCATCTAGCAGGGTCAGGAGGCGGCCCTGATGGGAAGGAGCAGAAACCAAAATGGGGATAGCCTGGAGGGGAGGAGAACATGGGGATGGGGACCACCTGATGCTGGTGAAGGAAGGCAGATAGTCACCTGACCAGGCAGGAAATGCATCTGGGTGACGGTGGCTGTATCCCGATGTAGGCCTGTAAATTCCACTCCAGGTGCACCATAGCTAAGGTAACTTGTCAAGGACAAACACATGCAGGCAAGCCAGGACAGTCAGACAGGCCCTGGCCATCCAGGAGTCCAGCAGTCTCCTGTTGACCCCCACTTCCTAAAGCAACTCTGCTCCTGTACCCAAGGTACCCACAGAATCCACACATCCCCCAACCCCAGTCGGGTACTGCTACAGGTTTTCAAGCCCTCATCTGCACAGCAGGCCAATGACTCAAACCCAGAAAGCTGGTGCCAATGGAATAAGAATAAAAAACTGCTTTGTGGCTCCAGCATGGCACAAATGAGGCCTTGGATGCACCTGCGCTGACCCAGCGCCTTACAGTAGAGGTTAACCAGGCCTAGGCATAACAGAGCAGCACCAGATCCAGCAACCCTGACTACGGGCAAGAACCCCAAGCTCCCTCCAGAGCAGGTAGCCAACAGCTTCCACGACCCAGGTTCCAGATGCGTACACAGACGAGAAGACAAGAAGAGATCCACTTGAACAAGTGCCCTGAGACCCAGCAACTCCAGGATTGATGGTGACCAGCAAAGCTGAACGGGCCCAAGAGAGCTAAGAGATGGGTCAGTGATGTTGTCCCAGTGACAAGGAAGGAGAAGTTGCCTGGATATTGAGCTGGGACTCCCTGAAGAGGCTGGCAAGGATGACAAAGAGAGGACAGGGGCAGCTGGCAGGAAGCAGGGTCTCCCAGGAGATAGGATTGCcctgcagggggaggggaggctttaGAGACCAAGGGTGGTAttttccagcctcagtttcccgaCCTCAGGGGCTCATGGCTATGGGAATGTAGGAAGAGAAGGGGGTCTGGGCTTTGGCTTCCTCATCTGTACTAAACATGAGGGGCCAACTCCCACAAGGACAGCTCTAAGCACCTGGCAGTGAAGACCATGGGCCACTCTAATATGGACAAGGTCACAGCAGTGGAGTGGCAGCACAGCACAGTGCTCATCCTagtaactgtccaccacacaccCAATGGCCCACAACAGAGAAAAGGACAACCCTATCCAGACACATTCCCTAACACAGGCTATCACCTCATAAACCCTGGGCCACATTCCCACCCCAACCTAGTGCTCCAGCTCTTAGTCTCAGTGAGGAGGTGGGGGATCACCTTTACCAAGCTGCTTCTAGCCAGACTCTGCACCTCAGTTTTCCTGAAGGCAGGTTAGGGTGGTATTACAAGAGTAAGGAAACACTCAGCAGCctgttgccccacccccaccctggacTACAGGAAAAAGCCTGCATTGTACAGCTCACTCAGCCTATTGTACGGCATCAGGGTCCAGATGGGGGCAGTGTTGCGCTCACCATGCTGAGCCTGGCACTGCCCTCACCCCCTGGGCTGAACACATGGGTCttcctatttgtgtgtgtgtgtgtatacacgtgccCATCCTCTCACTAGGGCCCACAGGCCACCCCTAACTGCCTGTCACAATTGCCAAAATGAAGGTAGGATCACCTAAGAACTGACAGGCTAAAAGACAGCAAGGGACAGCTGACCTCCCTTCCAATCACCCATCTCCCAACAAAAAGACCCTCTCATTTCTGAAAGGAGTGAATCATCACCGGCAAAGCAACCTCTTCCAAGGCCCCAATAACACTGCTGTCTCCATAAAGCACCTGCCATGCTAGAATCCCAGTGAGCAGCACATGAGAGATCCTCGAGAACCCTGAGCA
The nucleotide sequence above comes from Arvicanthis niloticus isolate mArvNil1 chromosome 6, mArvNil1.pat.X, whole genome shotgun sequence. Encoded proteins:
- the Llgl1 gene encoding lethal(2) giant larvae protein homolog 1 isoform X2 — encoded protein: MMKFRFRRQGADPQREKLKQELFAFHKTVEHGFPNQPSAFAFDPELRIMAIGTRSGAVKIYGAPGVEFTGLHRDTATVTQMHFLPGQGRLLTLLDDSSLHLWEIIHHNGCAHLEEGLSFHPPSRPSFDNTSFPASLTRVTVVLLAAGSTAALGTESGSIFFLDVATLALLEGQTLSPEEVLRSVPDDYRCGKALGPVESLQGHLQDPSKILIGYSRGLLVIWSQATQSVDHVFLGNQQLESLCWGRGGSSIISSHSDGSYAIWSTDTGSPPTLQPTVVTTPYGPFPCKAINKILWRSCESGDHFIIFSGGMPRASYGDRHCVSVLRAETLVTLDFTSRVIDFFTVHSTQPEDEFDNPQALAVLLEEELVVLDLQTPGWPAVPAPYLAPLHSSAITCSAHVANVPSKLWARIVSAGERQSPQPASSALSWPITGGRNLAQEPSQRGLLLTGHEDGTVRFWDASGVSLRPLYKLSTAGLFQTDCEHADSLAQAVEDDWPPFRKVGCFDPYSDDPRLGIQKVSLCKYTAQMVVAGTAGQVLVLELSDVPAEHAVSVASVDLLQDREGFTWKGHERLSPHTGPLPWPAGFQPRMLIQCLPPAAVTAVTLHAEWSLVAFGTSHGFGLFDYQRKSPVLARCTLHPNDSLAMEGPLSRVKSLKKSLRQSFRRIRKSRVSGKKRAPTATSKLQEANAQLAEQTCPHDLEMTPVQRRIEPRSADDSLSGVVRCLYFADTFLRDATHHGPTMWAGTNSGSVFAYALEVPAATAGGEKRPEQAVEAVLGKEVQLMHRAPVVAIAVLDGRGRPLPEPYEASQDLAQAPDMQGGHAVLIASEEQFKVFTLPKVSAKTKFKLTAHEGCRVRKVALATFASVISEDYAETCLACLTNLGDVHVFSVPGLRPQVHYSCIRKEDISGIASCVFTRHGQGFYLVSPSEFERFSLSARNITEPLCSLDISWPRNATQPSHRLQESPKLSQANGTGNIILTPESCEGSPSSAHSKRADTTEPLEATLSPVSIDSATSGDTMLDTTGDVTVEYVKDFLGSPEDSEKNLRNLGADDACRAYTLLIK
- the Llgl1 gene encoding lethal(2) giant larvae protein homolog 1 isoform X1; the protein is MMKFRFRRQGADPQREKLKQELFAFHKTVEHGFPNQPSAFAFDPELRIMAIGTRSGAVKIYGAPGVEFTGLHRDTATVTQMHFLPGQGRLLTLLDDSSLHLWEIIHHNGCAHLEEGLSFHPPSRPSFDNTSFPASLTRVTVVLLAAGSTAALGTESGSIFFLDVATLALLEGQTLSPEEVLRSVPDDYRCGKALGPVESLQGHLQDPSKILIGYSRGLLVIWSQATQSVDHVFLGNQLESLCWGRGGSSIISSHSDGSYAIWSTDTGSPPTLQPTVVTTPYGPFPCKAINKILWRSCESGDHFIIFSGGMPRASYGDRHCVSVLRAETLVTLDFTSRVIDFFTVHSTQPEDEFDNPQALAVLLEEELVVLDLQTPGWPAVPAPYLAPLHSSAITCSAHVANVPSKLWARIVSAGERQSPQPASSALSWPITGGRNLAQEPSQRGLLLTGHEDGTVRFWDASGVSLRPLYKLSTAGLFQTDCEHADSLAQAVEDDWPPFRKVGCFDPYSDDPRLGIQKVSLCKYTAQMVVAGTAGQVLVLELSDVPAEHAVSVASVDLLQDREGFTWKGHERLSPHTGPLPWPAGFQPRMLIQCLPPAAVTAVTLHAEWSLVAFGTSHGFGLFDYQRKSPVLARCTLHPNDSLAMEGPLSRVKSLKKSLRQSFRRIRKSRVSGKKRAPTATSKLQEANAQLAEQTCPHDLEMTPVQRRIEPRSADDSLSGVVRCLYFADTFLRDATHHGPTMWAGTNSGSVFAYALEVPAATAGGEKRPEQAVEAVLGKEVQLMHRAPVVAIAVLDGRGRPLPEPYEASQDLAQAPDMQGGHAVLIASEEQFKVFTLPKVSAKTKFKLTAHEGCRVRKVALATFASVISEDYAETCLACLTNLGDVHVFSVPGLRPQVHYSCIRKEDISGIASCVFTRHGQGFYLVSPSEFERFSLSARNITEPLCSLDISWPRNATQPSHRLQESPKLSQANGTGNIILTPESCEGSPSSAHSKRADTTEPLEATLSPVSIDSATSGDTMLDTTGDVTVEYVKDFLGSPEDSEKNLRNLGADDACRAYTLLIK